In one Melaminivora jejuensis genomic region, the following are encoded:
- the cobO gene encoding cob(I)yrinic acid a,c-diamide adenosyltransferase, which produces MQIETPPSEKPYEKPEGERRGLVIVNTGDGKGKSTAAFGLAFRATGRGKPVKVFQFMKVPSARFGEHRLADQVGLPVEGLGDGFSWKSRDLEQSAQLARGGWAKAREAILSGEYFLVVLDEVTYPLIYGWLPLQDVLDTLAQRPRDVHVCLTGRRCPQELIDVADTVTEMKLVKHAFQAGVPAQRGIED; this is translated from the coding sequence ATGCAGATCGAAACCCCCCCGAGCGAAAAACCCTACGAAAAGCCCGAGGGCGAGCGCCGCGGCCTGGTCATCGTCAACACCGGCGATGGCAAGGGCAAGAGCACGGCGGCGTTCGGCCTGGCGTTTCGCGCCACGGGCCGGGGCAAGCCGGTCAAGGTCTTTCAGTTCATGAAAGTGCCTAGCGCGCGCTTTGGCGAGCACCGCCTGGCCGATCAGGTCGGCCTGCCGGTCGAAGGTTTGGGCGACGGCTTTTCCTGGAAGAGCCGCGATCTGGAGCAGTCCGCCCAGCTGGCGCGGGGTGGCTGGGCCAAGGCGCGCGAGGCCATTTTGTCGGGCGAGTATTTCCTGGTCGTGCTCGACGAGGTGACCTACCCGCTGATCTACGGCTGGCTGCCGCTGCAGGACGTGCTGGACACCCTGGCGCAGCGCCCGCGCGACGTGCATGTGTGCCTGACGGGGCGGCGCTGCCCGCAGGAGCTGATCGACGTGGCCGACACGGTGACCGAGATGAAACTCGTCAAGCACGCCTTCCAAGCCGGCGTGCCGGCGCAGCGCGGCATCGAGGATTGA
- a CDS encoding ABC transporter ATP-binding protein, whose protein sequence is MHSSATDSIAVRARGIRANVQKTQILHGVDVALPAGRWTSVVGPNGAGKSTLLKCLAGLLRHARIEGEIELLGRPLADWPARERARQLAWLGQNEAAADELPAYDIAMLGRLPHRAWMAPPSDADHAAVQAALHTTQAWDWRARPLAQLSGGERQRVLLARALAVQAPITLMDEPLANLDPPHQSDWLRTVRALVAGGATVVSVLHEISIALQADDLLIMAAGRVVHHGPCSDAATHAALEQVFEQRIQVRQIDGLWMALPRV, encoded by the coding sequence ATGCATTCATCAGCTACTGATTCAATAGCTGTCCGCGCGCGTGGAATAAGGGCCAACGTGCAAAAAACCCAGATATTGCACGGTGTGGACGTGGCCTTGCCGGCAGGGCGCTGGACTAGCGTGGTCGGCCCCAACGGGGCAGGCAAGTCCACCTTGCTCAAGTGCCTGGCCGGCCTGCTGCGCCACGCCCGCATCGAGGGCGAGATCGAACTGCTGGGCCGCCCGCTGGCCGACTGGCCGGCGCGCGAGCGGGCGCGGCAGCTGGCCTGGCTGGGCCAGAACGAGGCCGCTGCCGACGAGCTGCCCGCCTACGACATCGCCATGCTGGGCCGCCTGCCGCACCGCGCCTGGATGGCTCCGCCCTCGGATGCCGACCATGCCGCCGTGCAGGCTGCGCTGCACACCACCCAGGCCTGGGACTGGCGCGCGCGGCCCCTGGCGCAGCTGTCCGGCGGCGAGCGCCAGCGCGTGCTGCTGGCGCGCGCGCTGGCGGTGCAGGCGCCCATCACGCTGATGGATGAGCCGCTGGCCAACCTCGACCCGCCACACCAAAGCGACTGGCTGCGCACCGTGCGCGCCCTGGTCGCTGGCGGCGCCACGGTGGTCAGCGTGCTGCATGAGATCTCCATTGCGCTGCAGGCCGACGATCTGCTCATCATGGCCGCAGGCCGGGTGGTGCATCACGGCCCCTGCAGCGACGCCGCCACGCACGCGGCGCTGGAGCAGGTCTTCGAGCAGCGCATCCAGGTGCGCCAGATCGACGGCCTGTGGATGGCGCTGCCGCGCGTGTGA
- a CDS encoding helical backbone metal receptor produces MRAIAGALALAGAALSAHATIQITDDRGRTLHFDEPPRRVVSLLPSSTESLCEMQQCERLVGVDRYSNWPASVRQLPKVGGGIDPNIEAIVALRPDVVLLSVSSRVSDRLEALGVKVVALEPKTHADVRRVLTLIGDLFAVPRAQGADRLWRVIDAAVQAAAQSLPPKARGARVYFEVSRGPYAAGQPSFIGETLARLGARNVVAADLGPFPRLSPEYVLRAQPDVIMVSNRSAQPMTRYPGWDKLAAIRAGRLCVFGPEHSDVLVRPGPRMAEAARLMAGCLSEKFQ; encoded by the coding sequence CTGCGTGCCATCGCCGGCGCGCTGGCCCTGGCCGGCGCGGCCCTGTCGGCGCACGCCACTATCCAGATCACCGACGACCGGGGCCGCACGCTGCACTTCGACGAGCCGCCGCGCCGCGTGGTCAGCCTGCTGCCCTCCAGCACCGAGAGCCTGTGCGAGATGCAGCAGTGCGAGCGCCTGGTCGGGGTCGATCGCTACTCCAACTGGCCGGCCTCGGTGCGCCAGTTGCCCAAGGTGGGTGGCGGCATAGACCCCAATATCGAGGCCATCGTGGCGTTGCGGCCCGATGTGGTGCTGCTGTCGGTGAGCAGCCGCGTCAGCGACCGGCTCGAAGCCCTGGGCGTCAAGGTCGTGGCGCTGGAGCCCAAGACCCATGCCGACGTGCGCCGGGTGCTAACCCTCATCGGCGACCTGTTCGCCGTGCCGCGAGCGCAAGGGGCCGACCGGCTGTGGCGCGTCATCGACGCCGCCGTGCAGGCCGCCGCCCAGTCGCTGCCGCCCAAGGCCCGGGGCGCGCGCGTGTATTTCGAGGTCAGCCGTGGGCCGTATGCCGCCGGCCAGCCGTCCTTCATCGGCGAGACGCTGGCGCGCCTGGGCGCGCGCAACGTCGTGGCAGCGGATCTCGGCCCCTTCCCGCGCCTGAGCCCGGAGTACGTGCTGCGCGCCCAGCCCGACGTCATCATGGTGTCCAACCGCAGCGCCCAGCCCATGACCCGGTACCCTGGCTGGGACAAGCTGGCGGCCATCCGCGCAGGGCGGCTGTGCGTCTTCGGCCCCGAGCACTCGGACGTGCTGGTGCGCCCCGGCCCGCGCATGGCCGAGGCGGCGCGCCTCATGGCCGGCTGCCTGAGCGAGAAATTTCAGTGA
- a CDS encoding cobyrinate a,c-diamide synthase — protein sequence MSTPATPARCPALVIAAPASGQGKTTVAAALARLHTRAGRRVRVFKCGPDHLDPHWHELASGAPVHPLDLWLTGEHDCRARLHAAAHEADLILIEGVMGLFDGQLSVAELARRLGIPVLAVIDASAMGGTLGALVHGLRSYWPDLPWAGVLANRVAGARHADMLRAGLRDASDWLGAVPSVAGPQEQPGRQSRPAALLPERQLGLVAARELPDALARLDAAADALQATPLGRMTAQDWQRWAVEFPPPAPSASAAPAPLLAGRRIAVAQDEAFCLIYRANLDVLRQLGAQVACFAPLRGEPLPACDALWLPGGFPELHAPALAAQSALREQLRQHIAAGKPIWAEGGGMVALLGGITLPDGSRAPLWDLLPGHATLHTRLQALGMRVLQWPDAAGLRGHSFHYSSTDTAVPIVAQAVRPDPADGAAGAEPVYRHGSIHASYFHAWFASEPQVVARLLGAA from the coding sequence ATGAGCACACCCGCCACACCCGCGCGCTGTCCGGCGCTGGTCATTGCCGCGCCCGCCTCGGGCCAGGGCAAGACCACGGTGGCCGCTGCGCTGGCCCGGCTGCACACCCGGGCCGGGCGGCGCGTGCGCGTGTTCAAGTGCGGGCCGGATCACCTCGACCCGCACTGGCACGAGCTGGCCAGTGGTGCGCCCGTGCATCCGCTGGACTTGTGGCTGACCGGCGAGCACGACTGCCGCGCCCGCCTGCACGCCGCCGCCCATGAGGCCGACCTGATCCTGATCGAAGGCGTCATGGGCCTGTTCGATGGCCAGCTGAGCGTGGCCGAACTGGCGCGCCGCCTGGGCATCCCGGTGCTGGCCGTGATCGACGCCAGCGCCATGGGCGGCACGCTGGGCGCGCTGGTGCATGGCCTGCGCAGCTATTGGCCTGATCTGCCCTGGGCCGGCGTGCTGGCCAACCGCGTGGCCGGCGCGCGCCACGCCGACATGCTGCGCGCCGGCCTGCGCGATGCGAGCGACTGGCTGGGGGCCGTGCCCTCTGTGGCCGGGCCGCAGGAGCAGCCGGGCCGCCAGAGCCGCCCTGCCGCCCTGCTGCCCGAGCGCCAGCTCGGCCTGGTGGCGGCGCGCGAGCTGCCCGATGCCCTGGCGCGGCTGGACGCTGCCGCTGACGCCCTGCAGGCCACGCCGCTGGGCCGCATGACGGCGCAGGACTGGCAGCGCTGGGCTGTTGAATTCCCGCCGCCGGCACCGTCGGCCAGTGCCGCGCCCGCACCCCTGCTGGCCGGGCGACGCATTGCCGTGGCGCAGGACGAGGCGTTTTGCCTGATCTATCGGGCCAACCTGGACGTGCTGCGCCAGCTGGGCGCGCAGGTCGCGTGCTTTGCCCCGCTGCGCGGCGAGCCGCTGCCGGCGTGCGACGCGCTGTGGCTGCCCGGCGGCTTTCCCGAACTGCACGCCCCGGCGCTGGCAGCGCAGAGCGCGCTGCGCGAGCAATTGCGCCAGCACATCGCCGCCGGCAAGCCCATCTGGGCCGAAGGCGGCGGCATGGTGGCGCTGCTGGGCGGCATCACCTTGCCGGATGGCAGCCGCGCGCCGCTGTGGGACTTGCTGCCCGGCCACGCCACCTTGCACACCCGCCTGCAGGCGCTGGGAATGCGCGTGCTGCAGTGGCCGGATGCCGCCGGGCTGCGCGGCCACAGCTTCCACTATTCGAGCACCGACACGGCAGTGCCCATCGTGGCCCAGGCCGTGCGGCCTGATCCGGCAGACGGTGCTGCCGGCGCCGAGCCGGTCTATCGCCACGGCAGCATCCACGCCAGCTATTTCCACGCCTGGTTCGCCTCCGAGCCGCAGGTCGTGGCGCGGCTGCTGGGTGCGGCTTGA
- a CDS encoding TonB-dependent receptor domain-containing protein, with amino-acid sequence MSITLSSARLAAIGAGAPLRLSALALASLNLCAAQAQDATLLAQNLHAPTMNEIVVTANRVAQPLTDVLADVTIVDRQTIESSGAAALADVLARLPGIELSRNGGPGTVTSLFLRGAETRFTAVYVDGVRVDSQAGSGGATWEALPLSLIDRIEVLRGPAAAIYGSDAVAGVIQIFTKKGEAGVAPYVGIGLGTYRTWRTEAGVSGASGTLDYALGLTREGSRGFSAKTDAKSNPDRDGYHQSAVNGRLGWQINAAHRLEGTLLHNESNSGYDTSQEDDRSLHRIQTLGAHWQAQWSEGYKTRLSVTESRDRYETRPSPYLTNTQLRGYLLHNEWRLGEHQFTAALERREDHLDNAPIDRDRSQNALALGWGLRAGAHTLQLNARHDRDSEFGGKSTGSAAYGYEFAPNWRATASMGTAFRAPTLYQRFSMYGDASLTPETARNVELGLKWLQGASSFSATVYRNNVSNLITFVSGPGPCPGGSGPYPGCYDSIGKARYQGLTLAGSHQLAGVRLHGSIDLQNPKNLDTGKQLQRRAKRHAALGAETRIAHWTVGGEAQLSGRRFDDAANKNVLGGYTLLNLHASTRVARDWQIVARLDNLTDKHYEVARTYATPGRSFYVGLKWAPQY; translated from the coding sequence ATGTCGATTACCCTGTCTAGCGCCCGTCTGGCTGCCATTGGCGCCGGCGCGCCCCTGCGTCTGAGCGCTTTGGCCCTGGCATCTTTGAACCTGTGCGCCGCCCAGGCGCAGGACGCCACGCTGCTGGCGCAGAACCTGCACGCGCCAACGATGAACGAAATCGTGGTCACGGCCAATCGGGTGGCCCAGCCGCTGACCGATGTGCTGGCCGATGTGACCATCGTCGATCGCCAGACCATAGAGAGCAGCGGCGCTGCGGCGCTGGCCGATGTGCTGGCGCGCCTGCCCGGCATCGAGCTGTCGCGCAACGGCGGCCCCGGCACGGTCACCAGCCTGTTCCTGCGCGGTGCGGAGACGCGCTTCACCGCCGTCTATGTCGATGGTGTGCGGGTTGACTCGCAGGCCGGCAGCGGCGGCGCGACCTGGGAGGCCCTGCCGCTGTCGCTGATCGACCGCATTGAGGTGCTGCGCGGGCCGGCAGCGGCCATCTATGGCTCGGACGCCGTGGCTGGGGTGATCCAGATCTTCACCAAGAAGGGCGAGGCCGGCGTGGCGCCCTACGTGGGCATTGGCCTGGGCACGTACCGTACCTGGCGCACCGAGGCCGGCGTAAGCGGCGCCAGCGGCACGCTGGACTATGCCCTGGGCCTGACGCGCGAGGGCAGCCGGGGCTTCAGCGCCAAGACCGACGCCAAGAGCAACCCTGACCGCGACGGCTACCACCAAAGCGCCGTCAATGGCCGGCTGGGCTGGCAGATCAACGCCGCGCACCGCCTGGAAGGCACGCTGCTGCACAACGAGTCCAACAGCGGCTACGACACCAGCCAGGAAGATGACCGCAGCCTGCACCGTATCCAGACGCTGGGCGCGCACTGGCAGGCGCAATGGAGCGAGGGTTACAAGACCCGCCTGTCCGTGACCGAATCCCGGGATCGCTACGAGACCCGGCCCTCGCCCTACCTGACCAACACCCAGTTGCGCGGCTACCTGCTGCACAACGAGTGGCGCCTGGGCGAGCACCAGTTCACCGCAGCGCTGGAGCGGCGCGAAGACCACCTGGACAACGCCCCTATCGACCGCGACCGCTCGCAAAATGCCCTGGCCCTGGGCTGGGGCCTGCGCGCCGGGGCGCACACGCTGCAGCTCAACGCCCGCCACGACCGCGACAGCGAGTTCGGCGGCAAGAGCACCGGCAGCGCCGCCTATGGCTACGAATTCGCCCCCAACTGGCGCGCCACTGCATCGATGGGCACGGCCTTTCGCGCGCCCACGCTGTACCAGCGCTTCAGCATGTACGGCGACGCCAGCCTGACCCCCGAGACGGCACGCAACGTCGAGCTGGGCCTGAAATGGCTCCAGGGTGCCAGCAGCTTCTCGGCCACCGTGTACCGCAACAACGTCAGTAACCTGATCACCTTCGTCAGCGGCCCCGGCCCTTGCCCGGGTGGCAGCGGCCCCTACCCGGGCTGCTACGACAGCATCGGCAAGGCACGCTACCAGGGCCTGACCCTGGCCGGCTCGCACCAGTTGGCCGGCGTGCGCCTGCACGGCTCCATCGATTTGCAGAACCCCAAGAACCTGGACACTGGCAAGCAGCTGCAGCGCCGTGCCAAGCGCCACGCCGCCCTGGGCGCCGAGACCCGGATCGCCCACTGGACGGTGGGCGGCGAGGCGCAGCTGTCGGGCCGGCGCTTCGACGATGCTGCCAACAAGAACGTGCTGGGCGGCTACACCCTGCTGAACCTGCACGCCAGCACCCGCGTGGCGCGCGACTGGCAGATCGTCGCCCGCCTGGACAACCTGACGGACAAGCACTACGAAGTCGCGCGCACCTACGCCACGCCGGGGCGCAGCTTCTATGTCGGCCTGAAGTGGGCGCCGCAGTACTGA
- a CDS encoding DUF904 domain-containing protein, with protein sequence MPAPSPIDQLAERVERLLQQHEQIKHANTLLTQEVLALAQERDSLKSRLQAARARVDALLDRLPANQPAMDDDTP encoded by the coding sequence ATGCCAGCCCCCTCTCCGATTGACCAGCTTGCCGAACGCGTGGAGCGGCTGCTGCAGCAGCACGAGCAGATCAAGCACGCCAATACCCTGCTGACGCAGGAGGTCTTGGCGCTCGCCCAGGAGCGCGATTCCCTCAAATCCCGGCTCCAGGCTGCCCGTGCGCGTGTCGATGCGCTGCTCGACCGCCTGCCGGCCAACCAGCCAGCCATGGACGACGACACCCCATGA
- a CDS encoding cell division protein ZapA yields the protein MKQIEVQILQQSYLLACAEGQEARLLEAVERVDTAMTRIRDTGKVRARERIAVLVALNLAFEIADRDVVAAVTAQARAEYEGASAEVQPTADTYADDAYANERLGQLIERLDEALDEQMPAAL from the coding sequence ATGAAACAGATCGAAGTTCAGATACTGCAGCAGAGCTATCTGCTGGCCTGCGCCGAGGGGCAGGAAGCGCGTCTGCTGGAAGCAGTGGAGCGCGTGGATACGGCCATGACACGCATCCGCGACACGGGCAAGGTGCGCGCCCGCGAGCGCATCGCCGTGCTGGTGGCCTTGAATCTGGCCTTCGAGATCGCCGACCGCGATGTGGTGGCCGCAGTGACCGCCCAGGCCCGTGCCGAGTACGAGGGCGCCTCCGCCGAGGTGCAGCCCACTGCCGACACATACGCCGACGACGCATACGCCAACGAGCGCCTGGGCCAGCTCATCGAGCGACTGGATGAAGCTCTGGACGAACAGATGCCAGCAGCTTTGTAA
- a CDS encoding HD-GYP domain-containing protein, with the protein MNSSIPIKVDELRIGMFIQLPLGWLQHPFPTGSFRITSVEQIDLLRELGLVTLHYLPARSSLHEEELQSSGEVADGGDALSCGQSSLAESGQDAAAGNDAAGLPAFEVKYQLASAAYEQVTIQVVRQPARARQAAEGLVNACIDELAEAECHVICLLSGSHVEGSAAHAVNVLVLALLLGRALGMHGSVLQELGLAALLHDVGKITMPMHIAEPGAPLSAVELQRYRAHVGESVALGQQMGLSSDVLISIAQHHEAADGSGHPLELMGDEIGRSGQILALVNTYERLCNPLFGNQPLTPHEAVSELYARQNNRFDPGILTTFIRMMGVYPPGCLIQLLDGRYGLVVKVDPAHPLKPVVRIHATDMPGAGIHTIELLHSPGLGIRRSLRPVQVPFDVLAQLQPGSRTHYYFERAAAKSERDANP; encoded by the coding sequence GTGAATTCTTCTATCCCGATCAAGGTTGACGAGCTGCGGATAGGCATGTTCATCCAGCTGCCCTTGGGCTGGCTGCAACATCCCTTCCCGACTGGCAGTTTCCGTATCACCTCGGTCGAGCAGATCGACCTTCTGCGTGAGCTGGGTTTGGTAACGCTGCATTACCTGCCGGCCAGAAGCTCCCTCCACGAGGAAGAGTTGCAGTCTTCGGGAGAGGTTGCCGATGGTGGCGACGCCCTTTCCTGTGGGCAGTCAAGTCTTGCCGAATCCGGCCAGGATGCTGCTGCTGGCAATGACGCGGCAGGTCTGCCCGCCTTTGAAGTCAAATACCAGCTGGCATCAGCAGCATACGAACAGGTGACGATCCAGGTGGTACGTCAACCGGCCCGGGCTCGACAGGCTGCCGAAGGCCTGGTCAACGCCTGCATCGACGAGCTGGCCGAGGCGGAGTGCCACGTCATCTGCCTACTGTCCGGCAGTCACGTCGAAGGTTCCGCGGCCCATGCAGTCAATGTCCTGGTGTTGGCGTTGCTGTTGGGGCGCGCGCTGGGAATGCATGGCTCGGTGCTGCAGGAGTTGGGTTTGGCGGCGCTGCTGCACGATGTCGGCAAGATCACCATGCCGATGCACATCGCTGAGCCTGGCGCCCCTTTGAGCGCCGTCGAGTTGCAACGCTACCGCGCCCATGTGGGTGAATCGGTCGCGCTGGGGCAGCAGATGGGCTTGTCCAGCGATGTGCTCATCTCCATTGCCCAGCACCACGAGGCTGCCGATGGCAGCGGTCACCCTCTGGAATTGATGGGTGATGAGATTGGACGCAGCGGGCAGATTCTCGCTCTGGTCAATACCTATGAGCGGTTGTGCAACCCACTCTTTGGAAACCAGCCTCTGACGCCCCATGAGGCGGTGTCCGAGCTTTATGCACGGCAGAACAATCGTTTCGACCCAGGCATTCTTACCACCTTCATTCGCATGATGGGCGTCTATCCCCCTGGCTGCCTGATCCAGCTGCTGGACGGGCGCTATGGCCTGGTGGTCAAGGTCGATCCCGCCCATCCCTTGAAGCCGGTGGTCAGGATACACGCCACGGACATGCCGGGCGCTGGTATTCACACGATCGAGCTGCTTCACAGCCCAGGCCTGGGCATACGGCGCAGTCTGCGTCCAGTGCAGGTGCCGTTCGACGTTCTGGCTCAGTTGCAGCCGGGTTCTCGCACTCATTACTATTTCGAGCGCGCAGCGGCAAAGTCTGAGCGGGACGCAAATCCATGA
- a CDS encoding sulfite exporter TauE/SafE family protein: MFWALASTVFFMGLAGGTHCLTMCAAPCGALTGAGQRKAGLAPGEQAVQWQPHGSAALAGVVLRRTVIFHVGRLIGYGMAGALAAYAMDRLAWLSGHSMALRPLWTLTHVAVMGWGLAMLAQARQPAWIEAAGRRLWRVTQPVVARPGGLLLAGMAWALLPCGLLYTALMTAALSGGLLAGALCMVLFGLGSGLWLVAGPWVWLRLRSGLPGNAQEWGARLAGLVLCVLGGWALWMNLVHGQPAPWCVV; the protein is encoded by the coding sequence ATGTTCTGGGCGTTGGCATCCACGGTATTTTTCATGGGACTGGCCGGCGGCACGCATTGCCTGACGATGTGCGCCGCTCCCTGCGGAGCATTGACCGGAGCCGGGCAGCGAAAGGCCGGGCTGGCTCCCGGCGAGCAGGCAGTGCAATGGCAACCGCACGGTTCGGCAGCCTTGGCAGGTGTGGTGCTGCGCCGTACTGTCATCTTTCATGTAGGGCGCCTGATCGGCTACGGCATGGCTGGGGCGCTTGCTGCCTACGCCATGGACAGGCTGGCCTGGTTGAGTGGGCACAGCATGGCGCTACGCCCTCTATGGACACTGACCCATGTGGCCGTCATGGGTTGGGGCTTGGCCATGTTGGCTCAGGCACGCCAGCCGGCCTGGATCGAGGCAGCTGGAAGACGCCTGTGGCGTGTTACCCAGCCTGTGGTTGCGCGGCCTGGAGGTCTGCTGCTTGCCGGGATGGCCTGGGCCTTGCTGCCCTGCGGCCTGCTGTACACGGCCTTGATGACAGCAGCCTTGAGCGGCGGCCTGCTCGCCGGTGCGCTGTGCATGGTGCTGTTCGGCCTGGGAAGCGGGCTATGGCTGGTGGCTGGCCCGTGGGTCTGGCTGCGGCTGCGCTCCGGGCTGCCCGGAAATGCCCAGGAATGGGGCGCACGCCTGGCAGGGCTGGTGCTGTGCGTGCTGGGCGGCTGGGCGCTGTGGATGAACCTCGTCCACGGGCAGCCGGCTCCCTGGTGTGTTGTTTGA
- the hemN gene encoding oxygen-independent coproporphyrinogen III oxidase, translating to MTVVTPELLRRFDVSGPRYTSYPTADRFVEAFGEDEYVIALQQRRVGSVGKALPLSLYVHIPFCESLCYYCACNKIITRHPERADVYLRYLSREIDLHTAHCGVGQQISQLHLGGGTPTFLSDDGLRELMSMIKRSFTLVPGGEYSIEVDPRTVDEQRLALLAELGFNRLSFGVQDFDPEVQKAVHRIQPAEKVFALVESARRLGFESINVDLIYGLPRQTPESFERTLRQVAQLRPDRIAMYAYAHLPERFKPQRRIVTAELPMASAKLTMLALGLDIFNEVGYTYIGMDHFALPEDALAVAKRQGRLHRNFQGYSTQPDCDLIALGVSAIGRVGATYSQNVKTLDEYYDAINRGHLPIARGLALSRDDLVRRAAIMALMCQGKLLFEPLEQSWLIDFRSYFDSELQQLQGMAEQGLVTLNDEGVTVTPMGWYFVRAVAMVFDRYLQANLNRARFSRII from the coding sequence ATGACTGTTGTCACCCCCGAGCTGCTGCGCCGCTTTGACGTCTCCGGCCCCCGCTACACCTCCTATCCGACGGCTGACCGGTTCGTCGAGGCGTTCGGCGAGGATGAGTACGTCATTGCGCTGCAGCAGCGCCGGGTCGGCTCGGTAGGCAAGGCTCTGCCGCTCTCCCTGTACGTACACATTCCGTTCTGCGAGTCGCTGTGCTACTACTGCGCGTGCAACAAGATCATCACACGCCATCCGGAGCGCGCCGACGTCTACCTGCGCTACCTCAGTCGCGAGATCGATCTGCACACCGCGCATTGCGGTGTCGGGCAGCAGATTAGCCAGTTGCACCTGGGTGGCGGCACGCCGACCTTCCTGTCCGACGATGGTCTGCGCGAATTAATGTCCATGATCAAGCGCAGCTTCACGCTGGTGCCTGGCGGGGAATACTCCATCGAGGTCGATCCGCGCACCGTGGACGAGCAGCGTCTGGCCCTGCTGGCTGAGTTGGGCTTTAACCGCCTGAGCTTCGGGGTGCAGGATTTCGATCCCGAAGTGCAAAAGGCCGTGCATCGCATCCAGCCGGCGGAAAAAGTGTTCGCGCTGGTGGAGAGTGCGCGTCGCCTGGGCTTCGAATCCATCAACGTGGACTTGATCTACGGCCTGCCCCGGCAGACGCCGGAGTCCTTTGAGCGCACACTCAGGCAGGTGGCGCAGTTGCGTCCCGACCGGATCGCCATGTATGCCTATGCCCATCTGCCAGAGCGCTTCAAGCCACAGCGCCGCATCGTGACGGCCGAGTTGCCCATGGCTTCGGCTAAGCTGACCATGCTGGCGCTGGGGCTGGATATCTTCAATGAGGTCGGCTATACCTATATAGGTATGGATCACTTTGCACTTCCCGAGGATGCGCTGGCTGTCGCCAAGCGGCAGGGGCGGCTGCATCGCAATTTCCAGGGCTACAGCACACAGCCCGATTGCGATCTCATTGCTCTGGGTGTCTCGGCCATTGGCCGGGTGGGCGCGACCTACAGCCAGAACGTCAAGACGCTGGATGAATATTACGATGCCATCAACCGGGGACATCTGCCCATCGCCCGGGGCTTGGCGCTCAGCCGTGATGATCTGGTACGCCGCGCGGCCATCATGGCGCTGATGTGCCAGGGCAAGCTGCTGTTCGAGCCGCTGGAGCAATCCTGGCTGATCGATTTCCGCAGCTACTTCGATTCCGAACTGCAGCAGCTGCAGGGTATGGCCGAGCAGGGCCTGGTGACCCTCAATGACGAGGGTGTCACGGTCACGCCGATGGGCTGGTACTTCGTGCGTGCCGTGGCCATGGTGTTCGACAGATACCTGCAAGCCAATCTGAACCGCGCCCGGTTTTCGCGAATCATCTGA
- the fnr gene encoding fumarate/nitrate reduction transcriptional regulator Fnr, translating into MKRENTPPQLQAIKVACSNCNLRELCMPVGLEEHQLKRIDDVVAMRRKVKRGGTLFRNGEAFTSLFAIRTGFFKTCVATEDGRDQVTGFQMAGEIIGLDGIVNDHHTCDAVALEDAEVCVMPFDRIEELSREVTALQTHVHKIMSREIVREHGVMLLLGSMRADERLAAFLLNLVQRLHARGFSQSELILRMTREEIGSYLGLKLETVSRTFSKFVEDGIVEVKQRHVRIVDTAALRRIVNSQQACH; encoded by the coding sequence ATGAAAAGGGAAAACACGCCGCCCCAGCTCCAGGCCATCAAGGTGGCCTGCTCCAACTGCAACCTGCGTGAACTGTGCATGCCGGTCGGTCTCGAAGAGCACCAGCTCAAGCGCATCGACGATGTGGTTGCCATGCGTCGCAAGGTCAAGCGTGGCGGCACCCTGTTTCGTAACGGAGAGGCGTTCACCTCCCTGTTTGCGATCCGCACGGGATTTTTCAAGACCTGCGTGGCCACGGAGGATGGGCGCGATCAGGTCACCGGTTTTCAGATGGCCGGCGAGATCATCGGTCTGGACGGAATCGTCAACGATCATCACACCTGCGATGCCGTGGCACTGGAGGATGCGGAAGTTTGCGTCATGCCCTTTGACCGCATCGAAGAGCTGTCGCGCGAGGTGACGGCACTGCAGACGCATGTCCACAAGATCATGAGCCGTGAAATCGTGCGCGAGCATGGCGTCATGCTGCTGCTGGGCAGCATGAGGGCCGACGAGCGCTTGGCAGCCTTCCTGCTGAACCTGGTGCAGCGTCTGCACGCACGCGGTTTCTCCCAATCCGAATTGATCCTGCGCATGACCCGCGAGGAAATCGGCAGCTACCTCGGGCTGAAGCTGGAAACCGTCAGCCGCACCTTCTCGAAATTCGTCGAGGATGGCATCGTCGAGGTCAAGCAGCGCCATGTCCGCATCGTGGACACGGCAGCACTCAGGCGCATCGTGAACAGTCAACAGGCCTGTCACTGA